GGACGACCAGATCGATCAGTATATGCCCAAGTAAGGATGGCTTTCGAGACGTTAAACGACAATGACAGCGTGTAATCCCCAGGCGCCGGGGGTCGATTGCCCCCGGTGCCCGCGACTGGTCGCCTATCGGCTGGCCCTGCGCCGCGATTTTCCCGACTGGGCGAATGCCCCGGTCCCCTCCTTCGGTCCGCTGGGCGCCCGCCTGCTGGTGGTCGGCTTGGCGCCCGGCGTGCGCGGCGCCAATCGCACCGGCCGGCCCTTCACCGGCGATTACGCCGGCGACCTGCTCTATGCCACCTTGATCGATCTTGGTTTGATGACCGGGGTTTTCGACCGCCGGGCCGATGACGGCCTGACGCCGATCGACGTGCGCATCACCAACGCCGTGCGCTGCGTGCCGCCTGAAAACAAGCCGACCGGCCCAGAACAGGTCGCCTGCCGGCCGTTCCTGGCGGCGGAAATCGCCGCGATGCCGGCCCTACGCGGCATCCTGGCTTTGGGCCGCGTCGCCCACGAGGCGATCTTGCGCACGCTCGGCCAACCCCTGAAGGCCCACCCCTTCGCCCATGGCGCCCTGCACCCGATGCCGGGCGGCCTGCTGCTGGGCGAAAGCTATCACTGCTCGCGCTACAACCAGAACACCGGCCGCCTGACCAACCCGATGTTCCGCGAGGCGGTCACGCGCTTGGTCGAGGCGATTAGCTAGGACGGTGGGCCTGAAACTTGGTCCCCGCTCACCGCTCTAACAGACGGATATTGAAGCAAATCGTCGTCGCGGTCTGGTTCAGATCGCTCGGAGATTTGCTTCAAATCGGCCATCTCTCTTTCCAGAACGACGAAGGTGCCAAGGCACCCCTGGAGGAAATCCCCCTCTCCTCCCCTCGCCACCCCCGCGATACCTTGCAAAACGGTAGGCGAAGGCGTGACGACGATCGGGGACGACATGAGCGGGAAAGCCTGGAAAAGGGCGGCGGCGTTTACCCTGGCGATCATCGGGAGCGCCGCCATAACTTGGGCGCAGGACACCCCCCGGTCTTCCCCGGAGACGACTCTCAGGCCCGAAGAACCGGCCCAGGCAAACAGCCCCGGCGACCAAGTTGCCTTGACCAGCGACCGCCTGGAGTTGGACCTGCGGGGCGAGTTGAAACGCCTGAGCCAACGCATCGACGATTTCGATAAGCAGATCAGCGCCAATCGATCCCTGGTCGAGGGCAACAACGCCCATCTCGACCAGATCCTCTCGCTTCTTGGCCTCTTGCTCACCTTCTTTTGTTTGGGAGCGGCCACTACGGGCTTTTTCGCATATAAAAACGCCGGTCGCCACGCCCAAGAGCAAGCCGATGAGTGGTTGAAGGCCAACGCGAACCCCCTTCTGGCGAAAACGGAACACGATCTGAGATCGGCGATCGAACCCATGATCAGAGATATGATCGCTCAGGGAGAAAGGGCGAAAGAAAACGCTGATGCAATAGAGAAAATAAAGAATAAAGTCGAACAAGATATATCGCCAAAACCATCCCTATCAGACAAAAACGAGATTTCAGCGGAAACAATATGTCAATCAGAAATGACCGCGCACCCTACAATAAAAGAAGATTATTACAATATTGAATCTTTAAATGAAGAAAATTACTCTCTTGATGAACTTAGGACACTTGGACTCGGTGCTTTTTCTTCTGAAAATTACAGTCAGGCGTTTTCATTTTTTAAACGCATCACGCAAATGACCAACCTTAATAAATCAGATCTTATTCAAGCACATCTTAATATGGCCGCGAGCTTGGTAAAACTCGACCGCCTGGAGGAAGCCTCAAAAACCTACGAAATCATCATCCACATGCTGTCCAACCGCTGATGGCCGTTGGATGGCGTCGATAGAGATCCTATTTTGGGGTGGTCAGTGGACTTGGGAATGCCAAGCCTTCACCAAGGCTCACCGGTGCACGAAGATGGTCCCGTTGATCCAGAGCCAATAAGCATAGAGCGGCAAGTGGAAAACCAAGGGCGGAGCGTTGATATGCCAATGACAGAGACCATTGCCAATAACGAGGCGAGGTTACGCGCCCAGTTCGCCCAGGCGATGCTGGGAAAGGCGGTCGTCTTGGACCGGATGGGGAAAACCGATGAGGCACGCGCCGCCTATGACGCGGTTATCCAACGCTTCAGGTCCGATCCCGAACCCAGAATTCGTCAGCAGGTTACCGAGGCCCTGTACGCTCTCTATTTGATGCAAAGACAAGAAAGCGAGTCCGCTGGGCTGGTCACGCTAACGAAGTGACCACCGAACAAACCGCGCTCAAAATGCGGCTTGTCGCGGCCATGGCCGAAAAACGCGCAGAACTCAGGCCAAAGGTCTATTTCTCCAGCAGCTTATCGATGGCGTCGGTCAGATCGCGGTCTTTGGGGTCGGTCAGGGCCGAGAACGAGGCGGCCAGCGAGCCGTCGGGGGCGATCAGGTATTTGTGGAAGTTCCAGCGCGGCGCCGACAGATCGGGGCGGCTGGCCTTGGCCCAGGCATAGAAGGGATGGGCGCGGGCGCCGCTCACCGCGGTCTTGTCGGTCAGCGGGAAATCGACGGCGAAGGTGCTTTCGCAGAAATCCTTGATCTCGGCCGCCGAGCCCGGTTCCTGGCCGCCGAAATCGTTGGAGGGCACGCCAAGCACGATCAAGCCCTTGGCGCGATAGGCCTTCCACAGCGCCTCGAGCCCCTCGTATTGGGCGGTGAAGCCGCATTCCGAGGCGGTATTGACCACCAGAACCGGATGTCCGGCCCAGGCGGCCAAAGGCAGGGTTCCGCCATCAATGGCGGGGAAGCTATAGTCGTGGGCGCCGGCGGCCTGGGCGCTGGCGGGTCCGCCGAAGCTGGCCAGAGCCAGCCCCAGGGAAAAAACGCCCCGTATCAGCCAGTCACCACCCCCGGATCCCTTGCTCGCCTGTTCCATAACCCGATCCCTTCGCGCCGCGTGTCCCACTTGATCTTTGATAGGGGAGAGCGGCGGTTTTGGATCACCCCTTATCGCGTAACACCCGAGCCTTGTCGCGGTTCCATTCGCGCTCCTTGATCGCCTGACGTTTGTCAT
The DNA window shown above is from Rhodospirillum rubrum ATCC 11170 and carries:
- a CDS encoding uracil-DNA glycosylase; this translates as MTACNPQAPGVDCPRCPRLVAYRLALRRDFPDWANAPVPSFGPLGARLLVVGLAPGVRGANRTGRPFTGDYAGDLLYATLIDLGLMTGVFDRRADDGLTPIDVRITNAVRCVPPENKPTGPEQVACRPFLAAEIAAMPALRGILALGRVAHEAILRTLGQPLKAHPFAHGALHPMPGGLLLGESYHCSRYNQNTGRLTNPMFREAVTRLVEAIS
- a CDS encoding glutathione peroxidase, whose product is MEQASKGSGGGDWLIRGVFSLGLALASFGGPASAQAAGAHDYSFPAIDGGTLPLAAWAGHPVLVVNTASECGFTAQYEGLEALWKAYRAKGLIVLGVPSNDFGGQEPGSAAEIKDFCESTFAVDFPLTDKTAVSGARAHPFYAWAKASRPDLSAPRWNFHKYLIAPDGSLAASFSALTDPKDRDLTDAIDKLLEK